The DNA sequence CATGCTGCTGGTCGGGGGTATCGTGGCCGTCGAGATGGTTGCGACAGCCCAATGTTTCCGCGTGCAGGATGTTCTGGTGAGTAACAATCAGCGGATTGATGAGGAGACGATCATCGCCTGTTCAGGGATGACCGAGGAACAGAGCATCTTTGCCATCGATCTGGCCGCGGTGGGCGCAAAAATCGAAGAACATCCGTGGATTGCGGTTGCCGAAGTTACGCGACACTTCCCCCACGCAGTAAAGATCAACGTCAGGGAAAGGCAACCACTGGCAATTATCAATCTCGGTTACCTCTATTATGTTGATGCCGGCGGGGAGGTCTTCAAGGTGCTGGATCAGGATGACGTCCTTGATTATCCGGTAATCACCGGAATTGATCGCGATTTTCTGCTGAATAATCCGCATGAGGCAGAGCAGATGATTGCCAGTGCGATTCGCCTGGTTCGGGCGCTTGTACAGCGCGATGTATTTACGCTTGACGATGTGTCGGAATTTCGTGTCAGCGGCGAGCGTGGCGTTGAACTTTACACCCTCGTCGGGGGGGTTCCGGTCAAAATGGGACACGATGGTTATGATGAAAAGCTTGACCGTCTGGAACGGGTTTTTGATCGACTCCGTACACGACTGACAGGATTAAGATCAATCGACCTGAATGTGGCTGACCGGGTTATCGTCAAGGTTGCGAAAAGCTCGGGTCAAGTCAACAGTTAGCCTGCGAGGAAGGGGCAAGATATGAGTACAAAAAGAGAAAGTTTGATTGTCGGTCTCGACATCGGCACGACCAAGATTTGCGCAATCGTCGGGAGTCTGACAGATGAAGGGCTCGATATTGTCGGGATCGGCACCAGCCCGTCAAAGGGGCTGCGCAAAGGGGTGGTGATCAATATCGAGAGCACCGTCGAGGCGATTCAAAAAGCCTTGCAGGAAGCCGAACTGATGGCCGGATGTGAGATCAAGTCGGTCTTCGCCGGAATCGCCGGGGGACATATCAAGGGGATCAACTCGCAGGGGGTGATCGCGATCAAGAACCGAGAGGTGAGCAAGGAAGATATCACCCGCGTGATCGATGCCGCCAAGGCCATTGCGATCCCGATGGACCGCGAGGTGCTGCATATTCTGCCGCAGGAATTCATTATTGACGACCAGGACGGGATCAAGGAGCCGCTCGGCATGAGCGGGGTGCGGCTGGAGGCGAAGGTTCATATCGTTACCGGTGCCGTTGCCAGTGCCCAGAACATCGTCAAAAGCTGTCAGCGGGCGCGGGTCGAAGTGGCCGATATCGTTCTGGAGCAACTGGCCTCGGCCGAAGCGGTGCTGTCGGCAGACGAAAAAGAGCTCGGGGTGGCGGTGGTCGATATCGGTGGCGGAACCTCCGATATTGCGATCTATATTGATGGCGCAATCAAACATACCGCGGTGTTGTCCCTTGGCGGAAACCACCTGACCAATGACATTGCAGTCGGCCTGCGGACCCCCAGTGCAGAGGCGGAGAAAATCAAGCGTGAATCAGGATGCTGCCTGATTTCCATGGTCGGCAAGGATGAAACGATTGAAGTGC is a window from the Desulfuromonadaceae bacterium genome containing:
- a CDS encoding FtsQ-type POTRA domain-containing protein, encoding MSDLKHTKPPKIKANRRQRQKRDGIAWRKLFHVALRYTVLVSIGGMLLVGGIVAVEMVATAQCFRVQDVLVSNNQRIDEETIIACSGMTEEQSIFAIDLAAVGAKIEEHPWIAVAEVTRHFPHAVKINVRERQPLAIINLGYLYYVDAGGEVFKVLDQDDVLDYPVITGIDRDFLLNNPHEAEQMIASAIRLVRALVQRDVFTLDDVSEFRVSGERGVELYTLVGGVPVKMGHDGYDEKLDRLERVFDRLRTRLTGLRSIDLNVADRVIVKVAKSSGQVNS
- the ftsA gene encoding cell division protein FtsA, which gives rise to MSTKRESLIVGLDIGTTKICAIVGSLTDEGLDIVGIGTSPSKGLRKGVVINIESTVEAIQKALQEAELMAGCEIKSVFAGIAGGHIKGINSQGVIAIKNREVSKEDITRVIDAAKAIAIPMDREVLHILPQEFIIDDQDGIKEPLGMSGVRLEAKVHIVTGAVASAQNIVKSCQRARVEVADIVLEQLASAEAVLSADEKELGVAVVDIGGGTSDIAIYIDGAIKHTAVLSLGGNHLTNDIAVGLRTPSAEAEKIKRESGCCLISMVGKDETIEVQSVGGREPRILSRQLLAEILEPRVEEIFSLVNREIIKSGYEDLIASGVVLTGGCSILPGMPELAEQIFNLPVRRGLPREIGGLVDVVNSPAFATGVGLVKYGSRNLQLRNFNIGNEQLFDRISRRMKEWFGEFF